A DNA window from Fodinibius sp. Rm-B-1B1-1 contains the following coding sequences:
- a CDS encoding helix-hairpin-helix domain-containing protein yields MKRTLFFWLEKLKIAPGERKTITALLILLVALGVLNLALSSSVPFDGDEYRELEEQFAERTALINAEEEKLLEQYYPSDKSVVKRTVVDTVEKDSTSNERNGSQEERTAKASSGDKINVNTANEQALKTLPGIGPTYAKRIVTYRQEHGRFESFSELKKIKGIAQKRLDKLMPFIKLKDSN; encoded by the coding sequence ATGAAGAGAACATTATTTTTCTGGCTGGAAAAGTTGAAAATTGCACCGGGCGAACGCAAGACGATAACAGCCCTGCTGATATTATTGGTTGCTTTGGGAGTGTTGAACCTTGCTTTGTCGTCGTCGGTTCCTTTTGATGGGGATGAGTATCGCGAACTTGAAGAACAGTTTGCCGAGCGAACAGCGTTGATCAATGCAGAAGAGGAAAAATTGTTGGAGCAGTATTATCCATCCGACAAGTCCGTGGTTAAACGAACTGTAGTTGATACGGTTGAAAAGGATTCTACCTCTAATGAGAGGAATGGAAGTCAGGAAGAACGTACCGCTAAAGCCTCTTCTGGGGATAAAATAAACGTGAATACAGCAAATGAACAGGCATTGAAGACGCTGCCTGGTATTGGCCCGACCTATGCCAAACGTATTGTTACCTATCGCCAGGAGCACGGGAGATTTGAGTCGTTTTCGGAGCTCAAAAAAATTAAGGGAATTGCGCAAAAACGATTGGATAAATTGATGCCATTTATCAAACTTAAGGATTCAAATTAA
- the tig gene encoding trigger factor: MEITVNDITSVDKELIISADREDLEPKFKEAYKKYRGQINMPGFRPGKVPLKIVRKRFGDEIEQEEVGKYVQEVFENEVVPEYEPVGESQMLELNWENDELEAKFKIGARPEFELTDLSKVEVDRLVHDVTDDEVQEEIDRQRKQQGNWEEVEEEITEETRVTVDAIPLDDDGEPEEENKTEETIDLTQEESKQFGEDLLGHEVGDEVEVEVGHEDHTHSFKLIVKKVEKLHKADLTDEFAKKASNNEAKNVDEFKSLMKSKIQDYYDQSADDLFKNDIIDALVEKHEFDVPEVFKSQVQNQYVERVKQQSQGQLPPDFDEEEYKENMEDRAIRDAKWFFLNEKLQEKFDDIEIKPEDIDQHLEAEASRYGIEVDQMRNMFAQNPQQLESLRNSIREDKVFDRLKDEVNINEIDKETYQEKHDEKIKA, encoded by the coding sequence GTGGAAATTACTGTAAACGATATAACCTCTGTCGATAAAGAGTTAATTATTTCAGCCGATCGTGAAGATCTGGAGCCTAAATTTAAAGAGGCGTACAAAAAATATCGCGGCCAAATTAATATGCCCGGGTTTCGTCCTGGCAAGGTGCCGTTGAAAATTGTACGTAAGCGTTTTGGCGATGAGATTGAGCAGGAAGAGGTCGGCAAATACGTTCAGGAAGTATTTGAAAATGAGGTGGTTCCTGAATATGAGCCGGTAGGCGAAAGCCAGATGCTTGAGCTGAACTGGGAAAATGATGAGCTGGAAGCAAAGTTCAAGATTGGGGCACGTCCGGAGTTTGAGCTTACGGATTTGAGCAAGGTTGAGGTTGATCGACTTGTACATGATGTTACTGATGATGAAGTTCAAGAAGAGATTGATCGTCAGCGTAAGCAGCAGGGCAATTGGGAAGAGGTCGAGGAAGAAATTACCGAAGAAACACGGGTAACGGTTGATGCTATTCCATTGGATGATGATGGAGAACCCGAAGAGGAAAATAAAACTGAAGAAACCATTGACCTGACTCAAGAAGAGTCTAAGCAGTTTGGTGAAGATCTGTTGGGTCATGAGGTTGGTGATGAAGTTGAAGTAGAGGTTGGGCACGAAGATCATACGCACAGCTTTAAGCTGATCGTTAAAAAAGTAGAGAAGCTTCACAAGGCTGATCTCACAGATGAATTTGCAAAGAAGGCATCGAATAATGAGGCTAAGAATGTAGATGAGTTTAAAAGCCTGATGAAAAGTAAGATTCAGGATTATTACGATCAGTCTGCCGATGATCTTTTCAAGAACGATATCATCGATGCGCTTGTTGAAAAGCATGAGTTCGATGTTCCCGAAGTATTTAAGAGTCAGGTGCAAAACCAATATGTTGAACGTGTGAAGCAGCAGTCACAAGGACAGCTGCCGCCTGATTTCGATGAAGAGGAATACAAGGAGAATATGGAAGATCGCGCTATTCGCGATGCTAAGTGGTTTTTCTTGAATGAGAAGCTGCAAGAAAAATTTGATGATATCGAGATAAAACCCGAAGATATAGATCAACACTTAGAGGCTGAGGCTTCGCGTTATGGTATTGAGGTTGATCAGATGCGGAATATGTTTGCACAGAATCCGCAACAGTTGGAAAGCCTGAGGAACAGTATTCGTGAAGACAAGGTATTTGATAGGTTGAAAGATGAGGTTAATATTAATGAAATTGATAAAGAAACCTATCAAGAGAAGCACGACGAAAAGATTAAGGCGTAG
- a CDS encoding enoyl-CoA hydratase/isomerase family protein has product MSVVKVERQNHICRAVIDRPKSHNAINFAVMDALENLLDELEQNSNIRCFVLSGSGNKTFISGGDLKEFHTIKTAEEAKPMARRMLTILERIEKLPCWTIAAINGAAYGGGCEIMLAFDFRMATPNATFGFTQGKFYLPPGWGGLTRLVEKVGRSTALLWLAEAKVIDAESALNHKLINHVIESNDFRDGVRSKAETLIKNDRAFIKNLKSGAMKLTQARWKAINAELDSFAKFWESELHEERVERFLNRKKE; this is encoded by the coding sequence GTGAGTGTTGTAAAAGTCGAACGCCAAAATCATATTTGTCGCGCCGTAATTGACAGACCCAAATCCCATAATGCCATCAATTTTGCAGTGATGGATGCATTAGAAAACCTACTTGACGAGTTGGAACAAAATTCCAATATCCGCTGCTTTGTTTTATCGGGATCTGGGAATAAAACATTTATTTCGGGAGGCGATCTCAAAGAATTTCATACTATTAAAACGGCTGAAGAAGCCAAACCAATGGCTCGGCGAATGCTCACTATACTGGAACGCATCGAAAAACTGCCCTGCTGGACGATTGCTGCTATTAACGGTGCGGCTTACGGTGGTGGATGTGAAATAATGCTCGCCTTTGATTTTAGGATGGCAACCCCAAATGCTACTTTCGGTTTTACCCAGGGCAAATTTTACCTGCCACCAGGATGGGGTGGCTTAACACGCCTTGTCGAAAAAGTCGGTCGGTCTACAGCACTACTTTGGCTGGCCGAAGCTAAAGTTATTGATGCTGAATCAGCTTTGAACCACAAACTTATCAACCATGTTATTGAAAGCAATGACTTTCGGGATGGCGTTCGATCCAAGGCAGAAACTCTTATTAAAAATGATCGGGCTTTCATTAAAAATCTCAAGAGTGGGGCAATGAAATTGACACAAGCACGATGGAAAGCGATAAATGCCGAACTTGATTCCTTTGCCAAGTTCTGGGAAAGCGAACTCCACGAAGAGCGAGTGGAACGGTTTCTAAATCGCAAAAAAGAATAA
- a CDS encoding bifunctional oligoribonuclease/PAP phosphatase NrnA, whose protein sequence is MFEELIQKLQEFDTVGVYSHIRPDGDCIGAQVAACLWLEKNGVNAIGFNDDDVPLNLQWLSDFYPIHKPEEKLLKKCDAFLVLDGNSPKRFGSYSDYVQDDPKPSFMIDHHPDPYDGFDMSISVEEASSTCELVFHLFLQNDISQVDENVAKALYTGILTDTGSLQYDSVTPETMNIAAELLRLGEFRPNEVAEKVFSTKSLNQLHLLSKAMSTIELFEDNQIAIMYVTKEMLEETNTTNDDCEGFVAYPLSVAGIKAAILFKALGDGVKMSLRSKSNDVDVNKWARKVGGGGHKKASGAWHPGPLEEAIEDLVEIGAEQLVSVDKS, encoded by the coding sequence ATGTTTGAAGAACTCATTCAAAAACTGCAAGAGTTTGACACTGTGGGTGTTTATTCGCACATCCGCCCGGATGGGGATTGTATCGGTGCCCAGGTGGCAGCTTGTTTGTGGTTAGAAAAAAATGGTGTAAATGCCATTGGCTTTAATGATGACGATGTGCCGTTGAATTTACAATGGCTCAGCGATTTTTATCCCATTCACAAGCCGGAGGAGAAATTACTGAAAAAGTGTGATGCTTTTTTGGTGCTTGATGGAAATTCCCCCAAAAGGTTTGGTAGCTATTCTGATTATGTGCAGGATGATCCCAAACCCTCCTTTATGATTGACCATCATCCTGACCCTTACGACGGTTTTGATATGTCGATATCGGTAGAGGAAGCATCTTCGACCTGTGAGCTTGTCTTTCATCTCTTTTTGCAAAACGATATTTCTCAGGTTGATGAAAACGTGGCAAAAGCTCTATATACCGGTATTTTAACAGATACAGGATCGCTGCAGTATGACAGCGTTACCCCCGAAACAATGAATATTGCAGCAGAGTTACTTCGATTGGGTGAGTTTCGTCCCAATGAGGTGGCCGAAAAAGTGTTTTCAACCAAAAGTCTTAACCAGCTGCATCTACTTAGCAAGGCGATGAGTACGATAGAGTTATTTGAGGACAATCAAATTGCTATCATGTACGTTACGAAAGAGATGCTGGAAGAGACCAATACTACGAATGACGATTGTGAAGGATTCGTCGCCTATCCGCTGAGTGTAGCTGGAATTAAAGCTGCAATATTATTTAAGGCGCTGGGTGATGGTGTCAAGATGAGTCTAAGATCTAAAAGCAATGATGTGGACGTAAATAAGTGGGCCCGAAAAGTAGGTGGCGGCGGACATAAAAAGGCTTCTGGTGCTTGGCATCCCGGGCCGTTAGAGGAAGCAATCGAAGATTTGGTAGAGATTGGAGCTGAACAGCTGGTTAGTGTAGATAAGTCGTAA
- the tsaE gene encoding tRNA (adenosine(37)-N6)-threonylcarbamoyltransferase complex ATPase subunit type 1 TsaE: MEKEFTTTSPDETIVKGRAFIDALSIGDVVCLEGELGAGKTHFVKGMAEGFGIDGNEVSSPTFTLINEYYGDKTLYHFDCYRMESPREALEIGAEEYFYGEGVTVIEWPERILELIPPHAIWISIEAPDKNTRKFVIRKRDF; encoded by the coding sequence ATGGAGAAAGAGTTTACGACTACATCACCAGACGAAACAATTGTCAAAGGACGCGCTTTTATAGATGCGTTATCTATTGGCGATGTTGTTTGTTTGGAGGGAGAGTTGGGAGCTGGTAAAACCCATTTTGTTAAGGGGATGGCCGAAGGGTTTGGGATTGACGGGAATGAGGTTAGTTCTCCAACCTTTACCTTGATCAACGAATATTACGGGGATAAGACGTTATATCATTTCGACTGCTACCGTATGGAATCGCCCCGGGAAGCACTGGAAATTGGGGCCGAAGAATATTTTTATGGCGAAGGAGTTACTGTTATCGAATGGCCGGAGCGAATTCTCGAACTTATTCCACCTCATGCCATTTGGATTTCTATTGAAGCACCTGACAAGAATACCCGAAAATTTGTCATTAGAAAAAGGGATTTCTAA
- a CDS encoding thiamine diphosphokinase: MKTVLILCNGKPPSQELFHEYRANADYFIAADGGANIALAWDTFPDVVIGDLDSFKGNGDAPFEIIFRPSQQSNDLEKALSHAQKEHGTHINILGATGHRLDQTLKNLSVLKKYDTYFEQILLIDDFGKTQLLSNSFTSPITVGTQVSLFPLSGRVSGITTNGLKYPLDNETLENGVRDGSSNEVVDSPIEITHKKGDLLLYTKHFSD; the protein is encoded by the coding sequence ATGAAAACGGTACTTATTCTTTGCAATGGCAAGCCTCCATCACAAGAACTATTCCACGAATATCGAGCGAACGCAGATTACTTTATTGCCGCTGATGGAGGGGCCAATATCGCCCTTGCATGGGATACATTTCCCGATGTTGTTATCGGCGATTTAGATAGTTTTAAAGGCAATGGGGATGCTCCCTTTGAGATTATATTTCGTCCCAGCCAGCAAAGTAATGATTTAGAGAAGGCTCTTTCCCATGCTCAAAAAGAACACGGTACACATATCAATATTCTTGGAGCTACCGGACACCGACTGGACCAAACGCTTAAAAATCTATCCGTACTTAAGAAATACGACACTTATTTTGAGCAAATACTTTTAATTGATGATTTCGGAAAAACACAACTATTGTCCAATTCTTTTACATCTCCCATAACAGTTGGCACACAGGTTTCTCTGTTCCCACTCTCGGGCAGGGTTTCGGGTATCACTACCAACGGACTTAAATATCCCCTCGATAATGAGACTTTAGAAAATGGCGTGCGTGATGGCTCCTCAAATGAAGTCGTTGATTCACCGATTGAAATCACTCATAAAAAAGGAGATCTGCTTCTCTATACGAAACACTTTTCGGATTGA
- a CDS encoding sodium:solute symporter family protein gives MSELQFTLFDWSLILSYFGLLVYLTWQREWEETDEESFLLSGRKMSLAAFVATLVSTWYGGILGIGEFSYQNGISTWLILGFPFYVFSALFAWLLAGKIRMNKALSLPEAVGNFYGDTAGRFSAIPIFILVSPAPYILMLGLIFQYLTGGTGHFLWYASAVALFSVAYVIFGGFNAVVHTDMLQIALMFIGFIFLITFAGMEFGGLGELWETVPADFKNITGGESIQYILVWFFIALWTFVDPSFHQRAAAAKSPKTAKNGIFISILLWSAFDFLTVFSGMYGFAILGDTLAEPIMVYPYLANEILPIGLKGLFFVALLATIMSTLDSYLFLSGQTLGRDLLVKIFPNTNNNTLTRISTLAAALLGILLIIIFPSVIDLWYVIGSVMIPGLLIPVLGVYLRFFTLKKPWVLPTMVGSIGVSLAWLILGTITSDGTYNYTFWGIEPFYPGLTASIILWLLGRKDNGDLFEETDFAKDEIVGDPK, from the coding sequence TTGTCTGAACTACAATTCACCCTATTCGACTGGAGCCTCATACTAAGTTACTTCGGGCTATTAGTTTACCTTACCTGGCAGCGCGAATGGGAGGAAACCGATGAAGAATCCTTTTTATTATCGGGCCGCAAAATGAGCCTTGCTGCATTTGTAGCTACCTTAGTATCCACTTGGTATGGCGGCATTTTGGGGATTGGAGAATTCAGTTACCAAAACGGGATATCAACCTGGCTGATCCTTGGGTTTCCCTTCTACGTATTCTCAGCCCTTTTTGCATGGCTACTGGCTGGTAAAATCCGCATGAACAAAGCACTTTCACTCCCTGAAGCAGTTGGCAATTTTTATGGCGATACAGCAGGGCGTTTTTCTGCCATCCCTATTTTCATCTTAGTAAGTCCGGCCCCTTACATTCTCATGCTCGGGCTAATATTTCAATATTTAACAGGAGGGACTGGCCATTTTCTCTGGTATGCCAGCGCGGTAGCACTATTTTCGGTAGCCTATGTTATTTTCGGGGGATTTAATGCCGTTGTCCACACCGATATGCTCCAAATTGCTCTCATGTTTATCGGGTTTATTTTTCTGATCACCTTTGCCGGAATGGAATTTGGCGGATTGGGAGAACTGTGGGAGACTGTCCCTGCTGACTTCAAAAACATTACCGGCGGTGAAAGCATACAGTACATCCTCGTTTGGTTTTTTATCGCCCTGTGGACTTTTGTAGATCCCAGCTTTCACCAGCGCGCCGCAGCAGCAAAATCTCCCAAAACAGCTAAAAACGGGATTTTTATTTCCATTCTCCTGTGGTCAGCATTCGACTTTTTGACTGTTTTTAGCGGCATGTATGGCTTTGCTATTCTTGGGGATACGCTGGCAGAACCGATTATGGTTTATCCATATCTGGCCAATGAAATATTACCCATTGGTCTCAAAGGACTCTTTTTCGTAGCACTGCTGGCTACCATTATGTCTACATTAGACAGCTACCTGTTCTTATCGGGACAAACCCTGGGACGCGACCTGCTTGTTAAGATTTTTCCCAATACAAACAACAATACGCTAACGCGAATAAGCACGTTGGCAGCAGCCCTCTTAGGCATTTTACTTATCATCATATTCCCCAGCGTCATAGATCTGTGGTATGTTATTGGGTCGGTGATGATTCCCGGTTTACTGATCCCCGTGCTTGGAGTCTATCTACGATTTTTCACATTAAAAAAACCGTGGGTACTTCCTACAATGGTGGGCAGTATTGGGGTATCACTGGCATGGCTCATCCTGGGTACCATCACCAGCGACGGTACATACAACTATACGTTCTGGGGAATCGAACCATTTTATCCGGGACTCACAGCAAGTATTATACTTTGGCTACTGGGAAGAAAAGATAATGGGGATCTGTTTGAGGAAACTGATTTTGCCAAAGATGAAATAGTAGGAGATCCCAAGTAA
- the clpP gene encoding ATP-dependent Clp endopeptidase proteolytic subunit ClpP gives MPNDNGQADRIQNNNLVPMVVEKTERGERAFDIYSRLLKDRIIFLGTPVNDAVASSIVAQMLFLESEDPEKDINLYINSPGGVVSSGFAIYDTMQYVKCDVATTCVGMAASMGAVLLAGGAAGKRNLLPNSRVMIHQPLGGVRGQASDIEIEAQEILRIKKLISEVLANHSGKSVDEVMEDTDRNKWMAAEEAKEYGLVDNIMKRKKDEE, from the coding sequence ATGCCCAACGACAACGGACAAGCTGATCGCATCCAGAATAATAACCTGGTGCCTATGGTCGTCGAAAAGACCGAGCGTGGCGAACGTGCTTTTGATATTTATTCTCGACTGCTTAAGGATCGCATTATCTTTTTAGGTACTCCGGTAAATGATGCGGTAGCAAGTTCTATTGTAGCACAGATGTTGTTCTTGGAATCGGAGGATCCAGAAAAGGATATCAATTTGTATATCAACAGCCCGGGTGGCGTTGTGTCATCAGGTTTCGCCATTTATGATACCATGCAATATGTGAAGTGTGATGTGGCTACAACATGTGTGGGTATGGCCGCATCGATGGGAGCTGTACTATTGGCTGGTGGGGCTGCCGGTAAGCGAAATTTGCTGCCTAATTCTCGTGTTATGATTCACCAACCGCTGGGTGGTGTGCGTGGACAAGCCAGTGATATTGAAATTGAGGCTCAAGAGATTTTGCGTATCAAAAAGCTGATTAGTGAAGTGCTTGCTAACCATAGTGGCAAATCAGTAGATGAAGTTATGGAAGATACCGACCGTAACAAATGGATGGCGGCCGAAGAGGCCAAGGAGTACGGTTTGGTTGATAATATTATGAAGCGTAAAAAAGACGAAGAGTAA
- a CDS encoding phosphoadenylyl-sulfate reductase produces MYLVNKEKINRSLSAKIVDARVAQVFNTFRDVLVTSSFGTTSAVLLHLVSRIKPGCPIYFIDTGYHFEETIDYKNRLTRLLDLNVIDLRPDPNQHTKTFKNELWDHNPDKCCEINKVEPLDRVKNDYKVWMSGLIGFQNRHRNSLPIMDDDDELIKFYPLIDWNSSLVEEYIESHGLPEHPLKEKGYQSVGCTHCTAPGQGREGRWSNLSKTECGLHNNG; encoded by the coding sequence ATGTATCTGGTCAATAAAGAAAAGATAAATCGGTCGCTTTCGGCAAAAATTGTTGATGCTCGTGTAGCTCAGGTGTTTAACACGTTCCGGGATGTGCTGGTAACATCCTCTTTTGGAACTACCTCCGCTGTGTTATTGCATCTGGTTAGCAGAATTAAGCCCGGTTGTCCCATCTATTTTATTGATACGGGATATCATTTTGAAGAGACGATTGATTATAAGAATCGGCTGACGCGTTTGTTGGATTTAAATGTGATTGATTTGCGCCCCGACCCCAACCAGCATACGAAAACATTTAAAAATGAGTTGTGGGATCACAATCCTGATAAGTGTTGCGAAATTAATAAGGTGGAACCCCTTGATCGTGTCAAAAATGACTACAAGGTGTGGATGTCGGGGCTGATTGGATTCCAGAATCGGCATCGTAATAGTTTGCCTATTATGGATGACGATGATGAGTTGATTAAGTTTTATCCGCTGATCGACTGGAATTCATCATTGGTTGAAGAATACATTGAGAGTCATGGCTTGCCCGAACATCCGCTGAAGGAAAAAGGATATCAGTCAGTGGGTTGTACGCATTGTACGGCACCGGGACAGGGACGAGAAGGCCGATGGAGTAATCTTTCCAAAACAGAGTGTGGCCTGCACAACAACGGCTAA
- the cutA gene encoding divalent-cation tolerance protein CutA translates to MFYNLRLVYITTKNKQEAKSIGKTLVKEQLAACVNIVEGMESIYRWEGEIVEDTETILIAKTPYHNVKELTERVKTLHSYDCPCIISLQLTEQEGNEEYQRWIIKNSQKQEIDYEVEDI, encoded by the coding sequence ATGTTTTATAACTTACGGTTGGTATACATTACCACAAAAAACAAACAAGAAGCTAAATCCATCGGCAAAACGCTGGTAAAAGAACAATTAGCTGCGTGCGTTAATATCGTCGAAGGCATGGAATCCATTTACCGCTGGGAAGGTGAAATTGTAGAAGACACTGAAACCATCCTCATCGCGAAAACTCCCTACCACAACGTTAAAGAACTTACGGAACGCGTTAAAACACTACACAGCTACGATTGTCCCTGTATTATATCACTGCAACTGACCGAACAGGAAGGGAATGAAGAATATCAGCGATGGATTATCAAGAATTCCCAAAAACAAGAGATTGACTACGAAGTAGAGGACATTTAG
- a CDS encoding response regulator, with protein MATRILWADDEIDQLKPHIIFLENKDFEVTPVTNGKDAITLIKEQPFDIVFLDEQMPGMDGLATLNRIKTINANLPVVMITKSEEESIMEDAIGGKISDYLIKPVNPNQIVLTIKRILERRRIRNEKFAQSYLRDFNEISGRIHEETDWEEWINIYKQLTQWDIDLESGDESLRQVLADQYREANKMFSRFVGRNYRSWLNQSTPERPALSTDIVREYVLPHVKNGQKTLFLVIDCMRYDQWLMFQDLLNEDYAIDTDFYYSILPTATPYSRNAIFSGLFPLEIEDIYPRLWSQGEDESSLNQFEEELLVKQLKRKGIDKKVKYEKVLKTEEGQNLTDNIHNYLQVPLSTFVYNFVDTLVHSRSDSDVLKEIAPDVPAFRSLTKTWFQHSTLFEIFKLLADEEVVIVVTSDHGAVRALRDTKVYGDRETSTSLRYKYGRNLSANEDAAMIIENPADYKLPTPGHSNNYIIAKEDYYFVYPTNYHRYQNRYRDTFLHGGTSMEEMILPISTLRPKSTL; from the coding sequence ATGGCTACACGTATTTTATGGGCGGATGACGAGATCGATCAGCTGAAGCCTCACATTATCTTTTTGGAAAATAAAGACTTTGAAGTCACCCCCGTCACGAACGGCAAAGATGCGATTACACTCATCAAGGAACAACCGTTTGATATTGTGTTTTTGGATGAGCAGATGCCGGGAATGGATGGATTGGCTACACTCAATAGGATCAAAACGATAAATGCGAATTTGCCTGTCGTGATGATTACTAAGAGTGAGGAAGAGTCGATCATGGAGGATGCAATTGGCGGCAAGATTTCTGACTATTTGATTAAGCCGGTTAATCCCAACCAAATTGTATTGACGATAAAGCGAATTTTGGAGCGTCGCCGCATTCGCAATGAGAAGTTTGCGCAATCATATCTGCGCGACTTTAATGAGATATCGGGAAGGATCCATGAAGAAACGGATTGGGAGGAGTGGATTAACATTTATAAGCAGCTTACGCAGTGGGATATCGATTTGGAGTCGGGTGATGAGTCGCTGCGGCAAGTGTTAGCTGATCAGTATCGTGAAGCCAATAAGATGTTCAGTCGTTTTGTAGGACGAAATTACCGGTCGTGGCTTAATCAATCTACCCCGGAACGGCCGGCCCTATCGACTGATATTGTCCGTGAGTATGTGTTACCGCATGTTAAAAACGGGCAAAAAACCCTGTTTTTAGTCATTGATTGTATGCGGTATGATCAGTGGCTGATGTTTCAAGATCTGTTGAATGAGGATTATGCGATTGATACCGATTTTTACTATTCCATTTTACCAACGGCCACACCCTATTCTCGAAATGCTATTTTTTCGGGATTGTTTCCGCTCGAAATCGAAGATATTTATCCCCGGCTGTGGAGCCAGGGCGAAGATGAGAGCTCGTTAAATCAGTTTGAGGAGGAACTGCTGGTTAAACAGTTGAAGCGCAAGGGCATCGATAAAAAGGTGAAGTATGAAAAGGTACTTAAAACCGAAGAGGGGCAAAACTTAACAGATAATATCCACAATTATCTACAGGTACCACTTAGCACGTTTGTGTACAATTTTGTGGATACCCTGGTGCACTCGCGATCTGATTCTGATGTGCTCAAAGAGATTGCCCCCGATGTGCCGGCCTTTCGGTCGCTGACAAAAACATGGTTTCAGCACTCTACCCTATTCGAAATTTTTAAGCTACTGGCTGATGAGGAGGTGGTCATCGTGGTAACCAGCGATCATGGCGCCGTTCGTGCACTTCGCGATACGAAGGTCTATGGAGATCGAGAAACTTCTACCAGTTTGCGATATAAGTATGGGCGCAATTTATCAGCCAATGAAGATGCTGCAATGATTATTGAAAATCCGGCAGATTACAAGTTGCCGACGCCGGGGCATTCTAATAATTATATTATTGCGAAAGAAGATTACTACTTTGTGTATCCTACCAACTATCACCGCTATCAAAATCGCTATCGCGATACGTTTTTGCATGGTGGGACAAGCATGGAAGAGATGATTTTGCCTATTTCTACGCTCCGCCCAAAGTCTACATTATGA
- a CDS encoding S1C family serine protease: MVKQSVSLLAVVLSFGLLSAGCTDSNRESQLAKTGGFSEATGANISSVIEDTTQKSNTESFSADGIQTDNSDINTGQNANQQITTSRRTAITEAVQRVSPAVVSITVTEMVQGGRRLEFSEYYNRFIPVPIEREVSSMGSGFIINEDGLVVTNQHVANRHAKRVVVSLPDGSQYEAEVLGEDELADLALLKIKADHPFPAVEFGDSDSVLVGEWSLAVGNPFGLFESAKPSVTVGVVSAKNRDFRPNPNEPRVYMDMIQTDAAINRGNSGGPLVDSEGKVIGVNTFIYTGGTSGGNVGLGFAIPSNRVQKIIRQLSTTGEVTLSYDPGFNTVEMTRQLVLKYNLPALRGLLVNSVNKDGPAFEAGIVPGDIILRIGEERIQSKMHAQALFREYEEGDSMRVELFRKGDRYETKMYLRKKVKK; encoded by the coding sequence ATGGTTAAGCAGTCCGTTTCTCTATTAGCGGTTGTCCTTTCTTTTGGATTGCTATCGGCAGGTTGTACCGATAGCAACAGAGAATCACAGTTGGCAAAGACTGGTGGATTTTCTGAAGCTACGGGCGCAAATATTTCATCCGTTATTGAAGATACAACCCAAAAAAGTAATACAGAGTCCTTTTCTGCTGATGGCATCCAAACCGATAATTCAGATATTAATACAGGGCAAAATGCCAACCAACAAATTACGACAAGCAGGCGAACCGCGATAACCGAGGCAGTTCAAAGAGTAAGTCCGGCTGTGGTAAGTATTACGGTTACGGAGATGGTACAAGGCGGTCGCCGCCTGGAGTTTAGTGAGTATTACAATCGCTTTATCCCGGTACCCATTGAGCGTGAGGTGAGCAGTATGGGATCGGGGTTTATCATCAATGAAGATGGGTTGGTAGTAACAAACCAGCATGTTGCAAATCGGCATGCCAAGCGGGTTGTAGTATCATTGCCGGATGGTTCGCAGTATGAGGCGGAGGTATTGGGTGAAGATGAGCTTGCGGATTTGGCACTGTTAAAAATTAAGGCTGATCATCCCTTTCCAGCGGTAGAGTTCGGTGATTCGGATAGCGTACTGGTTGGGGAATGGTCGTTGGCAGTGGGGAATCCTTTTGGGTTATTTGAGTCGGCGAAGCCATCAGTGACGGTAGGCGTGGTGAGCGCGAAGAATCGTGATTTTCGTCCCAATCCTAATGAGCCCCGTGTATATATGGATATGATTCAAACTGATGCTGCGATCAACAGGGGGAATTCGGGCGGGCCACTGGTTGACAGTGAGGGTAAAGTAATAGGAGTAAATACTTTTATTTATACTGGAGGCACCAGCGGGGGGAATGTGGGGCTTGGTTTTGCCATTCCCAGCAACAGAGTACAAAAAATTATTCGTCAACTATCTACTACAGGAGAGGTAACCCTATCTTATGATCCTGGTTTTAACACTGTTGAAATGACGCGCCAGCTGGTCTTGAAGTATAATTTGCCCGCATTGCGGGGATTGTTGGTCAATAGTGTAAATAAAGATGGGCCGGCTTTTGAGGCAGGCATTGTACCGGGCGATATTATCTTACGAATTGGAGAAGAGCGTATCCAGAGTAAGATGCATGCCCAAGCCCTGTTTCGTGAGTATGAAGAGGGTGATTCGATGCGGGTGGAATTGTTCAGAAAAGGAGACCGCTACGAAACTAAGATGTACCTCCGAAAAAAGGTCAAAAAGTAA